Part of the Benincasa hispida cultivar B227 chromosome 11, ASM972705v1, whole genome shotgun sequence genome, cataagagactaaattgttataaatttaaaagtacaataactaaattgttacatactaaagttcGTTCAGGGactaaaattgttttaaacttAACATTTCacgaactaaattattacaaatcaAAGTTTAGAGACGAAATTGTAcgagaaagtttaaagattaaaaatattttactttttgtcaaattaatcaaacataTGCGCTGCTTTTTATTTACAAGGATTTTGGAATAAATAATTGATTTCATATAACCATTAGGCTTTTGACATAGGAACTTCCCCAAGAGCATGATATTATCATGCAAATTAGGGATATtctaaagtgaataaaatataatcttAGATTTattgtcatatatatataatgttagatttgatttttgaattagTTGGAAACTTAGCCAGATTTGATTAGGTTAATTGATGATATTGGCTAATCAACCATTTCATCAGCAAattgtaaaatttattttttaaactaagttattttcttctctttctggAAAAAAGAATAGGATATGTAACACAAATAAAAAGGGTAAAATTCAATGTAAAGATAGATAAATccttgttttctcttgttttgttttacaactgAAAGAGAGAACCAAAACAACTCACTcaacaatcccaacaaaaaAGAAAGATCTTCGAAAGAGGCTTATTGTTGTCCCTGAATATCATCAACACATCTCGAAATGCTCTAACCTTGCGCTTAAACAAGCTACACCAAAACATAATATAACCACAGAACATCACAATAACCATTTTTAGTATGTGTAATCCTTGACATGAAGACTCTCTGCTGCACCCTCGCTGAGCTCCGCATCGCCCTTGTATGTTCCGAGTGTCGCCTCCGAGTTCGCCTTGCACCTTGTGAGGAAAGCAGCCCTTGCCTTCTCAACATTCTCCTCCTTTCCTGCCCATGCTTTGAGAGTACTCTGCTGAAGGGCACGTCCAAACGAGAAAGACAGCGACCATGGCTTCTTTCCCTTCAGCTTGTTCATGGCATTGAGGTTGAGGGTTGCTTCCTCCTCGCTCTGCCCGCCTGACAAGAAAACAATGGCAGGAACTGCAGCAGGGACGGTACGTTGTAGAGCCCGAACAGTGTACTCAGCAACCACTTCTGGAGCAACCTTGGCAGCTTCAGATCCAGGGGTAACCATGTTCGGCTTCAATAGAGTTCCTTCGAGGAGGACGTGGTGATCATTGAGGGCCTTGTAGCACGCAGCAAGAACCCGCTCGGTCACCTCAGCACATTTGTCGATGCTGTGAGAACCATCAACCAGAATCTCAGGCTCAACAATGGGAACAAGACCATTCTCCTGGCAGATAGCAGCATATCGAGCCAGTCCATAAGCATTCTCATTGATAGACAATTGCGAAGGCTCAGTAGGACCAATCTTGAGCACGGCACGCCATTTGGCGAACCTAGCACCGGCTTCATAGTACTTTTGGCAGCGTTGAGCAAGGCTATCAAGACCCTGTGTGGTTGTCTCACCATTAGTACCAGCAAGTTCAACAGTACCCTTGTCAACCTTAATGCCAGGCAACACACCACCTTCCTTCAAAACATCAACAAACGGCTTACCTGCACAAACAACCAGATAGAGAAAGCTACACATCATACACAAATCGATGAATCCAAATACCATATTGCTCGACCTGGTTATCGACGCACCAAAAATCAAACTTCTTGTTATGAAATCCACAAATAAAGAACAGTAATGATCGACACTTAGATTTATGTGGTTAAATAACCTATTCAAGACATTCTAACACTTGTTATTTCCTAGTTCAGTTTACCTGCAGCTGTTTTTTGGTAGAGAGTCTCCTCAAACAGGATAACTCCACTAAGATATTGAAGGGCACCAGGAGTGAGGAAGAGCAGTTCCCTGAGTGCACGTCGGTTGGACTCAACATTCTCAACATTGATACTCGCTAGACGTTTGCCAATGGTACCAGTTGACTCATCAGCAGCAAGGATACCCTTCCCAGGAGTGCCAATGTAGGCAGCATTGGCAATGAGTTCATCTGCACAGAACATGAGTAGAAGGGATAAATTACAAATACTAAAGATGGAATGAAGTTTGCTCAGAAAGAATGGTCAtcttaatcaataaaaaaaattacttaagCGTTCAACAAGTCCCCATATACAAGAGAATATTGACA contains:
- the LOC120091324 gene encoding fructose-bisphosphate aldolase 6, cytosolic: MSSFRSKYQDELIANAAYIGTPGKGILAADESTGTIGKRLASINVENVESNRRALRELLFLTPGALQYLSGVILFEETLYQKTAAGKPFVDVLKEGGVLPGIKVDKGTVELAGTNGETTTQGLDSLAQRCQKYYEAGARFAKWRAVLKIGPTEPSQLSINENAYGLARYAAICQENGLVPIVEPEILVDGSHSIDKCAEVTERVLAACYKALNDHHVLLEGTLLKPNMVTPGSEAAKVAPEVVAEYTVRALQRTVPAAVPAIVFLSGGQSEEEATLNLNAMNKLKGKKPWSLSFSFGRALQQSTLKAWAGKEENVEKARAAFLTRCKANSEATLGTYKGDAELSEGAAESLHVKDYTY